A single window of Methylomarinum sp. Ch1-1 DNA harbors:
- a CDS encoding DUF5765 domain-containing protein, with protein sequence MCWSGEASGVLAVAGLSTAAYVAYKGESKELWIPLTYFALMELLQAATYAYIDLCDNPNNQVLTLFGYIHIAFQPFFVNMVAMYFIPESVKLKIRTTVYTICAIGSLAILVKMFPFDWAGSCNAGLEGFCGAQTCSVSGDWHIAWQLPLNGLLSSPVSWLPGFDWGLHAFAYILVAFYMPIIYGSWRFVGFHYLIGPLISDLTTNDPNEYAAVWCLFSIALCVSVIKTPIRKHLHVKKWPYYRRQVADSL encoded by the coding sequence ATGTGTTGGAGTGGCGAAGCGTCGGGCGTTCTTGCCGTCGCCGGGTTAAGTACAGCGGCTTATGTCGCTTATAAGGGGGAGTCTAAGGAACTGTGGATTCCCCTAACTTATTTTGCCTTAATGGAATTGCTACAGGCGGCAACGTATGCCTATATCGATCTCTGTGATAATCCCAACAATCAGGTCCTAACCCTGTTTGGTTATATTCATATTGCTTTCCAGCCATTTTTCGTCAACATGGTGGCGATGTATTTCATTCCGGAAAGCGTCAAACTCAAAATAAGAACGACCGTCTATACCATCTGCGCCATCGGCTCTTTGGCGATACTGGTCAAGATGTTCCCATTCGACTGGGCCGGAAGCTGCAATGCGGGTTTGGAAGGCTTCTGCGGTGCGCAAACCTGTTCCGTATCCGGCGACTGGCATATTGCCTGGCAACTTCCCCTCAATGGGTTATTATCTTCTCCGGTCAGCTGGCTGCCCGGTTTTGATTGGGGACTGCACGCCTTTGCCTATATCCTGGTGGCTTTCTACATGCCGATTATATACGGTTCATGGCGCTTCGTCGGTTTTCATTATTTGATTGGTCCGTTGATTTCCGATCTCACCACCAACGATCCGAACGAATATGCGGCGGTCTGGTGCCTGTTTTCGATCGCCTTGTGCGTCTCGGTGATCAAAACACCGATCAGAAAACATCTTCATGTTAAAAAATGGCCATATTATCGCCGACAAGTTGCCGACAGCTTGTAA
- a CDS encoding glycoside hydrolase family 15 protein, with product MILIQKLDSYYREVQEIILDRQDPVSGLLPASTAVNVHGNYTDAWVRDNVYSILAAWGLALAYRRIDETDGRTYTLEQSVVKLMRGLLTAMMRQAAKVERFKYSQDPLDALHAKYDTHSGTIVVGDHEWGHLQLDATSLFLLMLAQMIASGLKIIFTLDEVNFVQNLVHYISRAYRTPDYGIWERGNKSNHGIAELNASSVGMAKAALEAMSGFNLFGANGGQASVIHVISDEIARSRITLESLLPRESMSKEVDSALLGVIGYPAFAVEDLDLLQRTEQRVCEKLQGQYGCKRFLLDGHQTAIEDSHRLYYEPHELKQFMDIECEWPLFFCYLLLNKLFTGQKAEADVYRGKLDQLRVNRDGRQLLPELYRVPADKIEAERNDPGSQPRVPNENIPLVWAQSLYTLGAMIQDGLLEIGDIDPLGRRQSIGRSRSRKIQLTLLAQDAAVQNQLDEFGIVTQTFAEIAPIQIRESGELAAAYTQVGRNKRLGLSGRPNRQVRALGTALLYKLANNRILFLPQFMNQRGFYLALDNRLLVERLRHELAYIYQHWDRPGRPLVVMVIKHNMLDNEGYRVLLEFMAELQQGSILGVPVQLGRLAEFIPTASHEQIDHLHDFRFSEPSWQEAERPGRRLLTACADANIAVDAETLSRWEKSDDDFLLGQLTSNANLYAQLEILALLNSRHGPDHAVILSVFDQRPCRLRDLLEEVYARAGDLHEWTLVRRSAGLLGKYDVDLEQAAAEILVRLKRLSVGREYSNRATFKRPPNAQEILSTIRTYNNNDVAIHIIIQELIIYLGILIKSHPELFTDMHTVRVGHIMQLIVARQRRKLDCEMDVAFNTLLALPPHQLAQLVKETLADYQNSESELNQAETLRYEGRYKHLGSARFSEQLNPKDRGSAEDWHEWREQLGSVGREPAAFFAAVWEILQHCKGLVIDDKLNSKRLLDSEDILAQMTAEEQSFELLINHRLDKIQSPDYRQLTVEALQALALIFKDDPELYVDDTLMTDTLINHAVRISWLQKHPDRAHQYEQDHAFSWQEFYQLPPNEVANAIIDALNYLLDNDNETPGVCI from the coding sequence ATGATCCTCATTCAAAAACTCGACAGTTATTACAGAGAGGTGCAGGAAATCATTCTGGACCGGCAAGACCCGGTTAGCGGCCTGCTGCCCGCCAGCACCGCCGTTAACGTCCATGGCAACTACACCGACGCCTGGGTCCGCGATAATGTCTATAGCATCCTTGCCGCCTGGGGATTGGCGCTGGCCTATCGCCGCATCGACGAAACCGATGGGCGCACCTATACCCTGGAGCAAAGCGTCGTTAAATTGATGCGAGGCCTATTAACCGCGATGATGCGCCAAGCCGCCAAGGTCGAGCGCTTTAAATACAGCCAGGACCCGCTGGATGCCTTGCATGCCAAATATGACACGCATAGCGGCACTATCGTCGTCGGCGACCATGAATGGGGGCATTTGCAACTCGATGCGACTTCGCTTTTTTTACTGATGCTGGCTCAGATGATCGCCTCCGGTCTGAAAATCATCTTCACCCTCGATGAAGTCAATTTCGTCCAAAACCTGGTGCATTATATTTCCCGCGCCTACCGGACCCCCGATTACGGCATCTGGGAACGCGGCAATAAAAGCAATCACGGCATCGCCGAATTGAACGCCAGTTCGGTGGGCATGGCCAAGGCGGCTCTGGAGGCGATGTCCGGATTCAACCTGTTCGGTGCGAATGGCGGTCAAGCCTCGGTCATCCATGTGATCAGCGATGAAATTGCCCGTTCCCGCATCACGCTGGAATCGCTGCTGCCGCGTGAATCGATGTCCAAGGAGGTGGATTCCGCGCTGCTCGGCGTCATCGGGTATCCGGCTTTCGCCGTTGAAGACCTGGATTTATTACAGAGAACCGAACAACGAGTTTGTGAAAAACTGCAGGGTCAGTATGGTTGCAAACGCTTCCTGCTCGATGGACACCAGACTGCGATTGAAGACAGTCATAGGCTGTATTATGAACCGCATGAATTGAAACAATTCATGGATATCGAATGCGAATGGCCGTTGTTTTTTTGTTATTTACTGCTCAATAAGTTGTTCACCGGCCAGAAGGCCGAAGCAGACGTCTATCGCGGCAAGCTGGACCAGTTGCGCGTTAATCGGGACGGTCGCCAGTTATTGCCGGAACTCTACAGGGTTCCGGCGGACAAGATCGAGGCGGAACGCAATGATCCCGGCAGCCAGCCGCGCGTCCCCAATGAAAATATACCGCTGGTCTGGGCGCAAAGCCTATATACCTTAGGCGCGATGATCCAGGACGGTTTGCTGGAAATCGGCGACATCGACCCGCTAGGACGCCGCCAATCCATCGGCCGCAGCCGCAGTCGTAAAATCCAACTCACCCTGCTGGCCCAGGATGCGGCGGTGCAAAACCAATTGGATGAATTCGGTATCGTCACCCAAACTTTCGCCGAAATCGCTCCCATCCAGATCAGAGAATCCGGTGAATTGGCCGCCGCCTACACCCAGGTTGGCCGCAACAAACGTCTCGGATTAAGCGGCAGACCCAATCGACAGGTTCGCGCTCTGGGCACGGCCTTGCTCTATAAACTAGCCAATAATCGCATCCTCTTCTTGCCTCAGTTCATGAACCAACGCGGCTTTTATCTGGCTTTGGACAACCGTTTGCTGGTTGAACGCCTGCGTCACGAGTTGGCCTATATTTATCAACACTGGGACCGTCCCGGCCGTCCTCTGGTGGTCATGGTGATCAAACATAATATGCTGGATAACGAAGGCTATCGAGTATTGCTGGAATTCATGGCGGAATTGCAACAAGGCTCGATCCTCGGCGTACCGGTGCAACTGGGACGCCTGGCCGAATTCATCCCCACCGCCAGCCATGAGCAAATCGACCATCTGCATGATTTTCGTTTTTCCGAGCCCAGCTGGCAAGAAGCCGAGCGTCCCGGTCGACGCTTATTGACGGCTTGCGCGGATGCGAACATAGCCGTCGATGCCGAAACCTTGAGCCGTTGGGAAAAGTCGGACGACGATTTCTTGCTCGGACAGTTGACGAGCAACGCCAATCTCTATGCCCAACTGGAGATCTTAGCACTACTAAACTCGCGCCATGGCCCGGATCACGCCGTCATTTTAAGCGTCTTCGACCAGCGGCCTTGTCGGCTACGCGATTTGCTCGAAGAGGTTTACGCCCGGGCCGGCGACTTGCATGAATGGACGCTGGTTCGGCGCAGCGCCGGCTTATTGGGTAAATATGATGTCGACCTGGAACAGGCCGCCGCCGAAATACTGGTGCGCCTGAAGCGCTTGAGCGTCGGCCGCGAATACAGCAACCGAGCGACCTTTAAACGGCCGCCCAATGCCCAGGAAATTCTGTCGACGATACGCACTTACAACAACAATGATGTCGCCATCCATATTATCATCCAAGAACTCATCATCTATCTGGGCATTCTGATCAAGTCCCATCCGGAATTGTTTACCGATATGCATACGGTGCGGGTCGGTCATATCATGCAGCTGATTGTCGCCCGACAACGGCGCAAACTGGATTGCGAAATGGATGTAGCCTTTAACACGCTGTTGGCGCTGCCGCCTCATCAACTGGCCCAATTGGTCAAAGAGACGCTGGCCGATTACCAAAACTCGGAAAGCGAATTGAATCAGGCGGAAACGCTTCGTTACGAGGGACGATACAAACATCTGGGCAGCGCCCGTTTTTCCGAACAGCTCAATCCTAAAGATCGCGGCAGCGCCGAGGACTGGCATGAGTGGCGCGAACAACTCGGCAGCGTCGGAAGAGAACCGGCTGCCTTCTTCGCCGCCGTCTGGGAGATTCTGCAGCACTGTAAGGGGTTGGTTATCGATGATAAACTGAACAGCAAACGCCTGCTCGACAGCGAAGATATACTGGCGCAGATGACCGCCGAGGAACAAAGTTTCGAATTGTTGATTAATCACCGACTGGATAAGATTCAGTCGCCCGATTATCGACAATTGACCGTTGAAGCCTTGCAGGCGCTGGCATTGATCTTCAAGGACGATCCCGAACTCTATGTCGATGACACCTTAATGACCGATACGCTGATCAATCATGCCGTGCGCATCAGTTGGCTGCAAAAACATCCGGACCGCGCGCACCAATACGAACAGGATCATGCCTTTTCGTGGCAGGAATTTTATCAGCTGCCGCCCAACGAGGTTGCAAATGCGATCATCGACGCATTGAATTATCTGCTGGATAACGACAACGAAACCCCGGGAGTGTGCATATGA
- the glk gene encoding glucokinase has protein sequence MILAGDIGGTKTVLALYGRNNQGELQCEFEQTYFSAEYPHFHDILSVFIPADTTLNAACFGIAGPIVEQRCQITNLPWLIDAAELSIKLRCNRVKLLNDLEATAIGMLNIPSEDLVELNPSAQRQQGNIAVIAAGTGLGEAILYWDGQRHHPMATEGGHCDFAPQTQQQDLLLSYLRKQFNGHVSWERVLSGAGFGHLYDFLVDINYAPACPAVPAANSVNALSDDRNAIISRLGLNVEDRGCAEALRLFVELYGAEAGNLALKCLATGGVYIGGGIAPKIRPVLENGDFLRAFSDKGRFQTLLSGLSVKLSLNPNTALIGAAHYFSD, from the coding sequence ATGATACTCGCTGGCGACATTGGCGGCACTAAGACCGTGTTGGCGTTATACGGCCGCAATAATCAAGGGGAATTGCAATGCGAATTCGAGCAGACCTATTTCAGCGCCGAATATCCCCATTTCCATGACATCTTGTCGGTTTTTATCCCCGCCGATACAACGCTCAACGCCGCCTGTTTCGGCATCGCCGGACCGATCGTCGAACAACGCTGCCAAATCACCAATCTGCCCTGGCTTATCGATGCCGCGGAGCTGTCCATCAAACTTCGCTGCAACCGCGTCAAACTGTTGAACGACCTCGAAGCGACGGCGATTGGCATGTTGAATATTCCGTCCGAAGACCTGGTCGAACTTAACCCCAGCGCCCAACGCCAACAAGGCAATATTGCCGTGATCGCCGCCGGCACCGGTCTGGGCGAAGCGATACTGTACTGGGACGGACAACGCCATCACCCGATGGCGACCGAAGGCGGCCACTGCGATTTCGCGCCTCAAACCCAGCAGCAGGATCTCTTACTGAGTTATCTACGCAAACAGTTTAACGGTCATGTGAGCTGGGAACGCGTGCTTTCCGGCGCCGGTTTCGGTCATCTCTATGATTTCCTCGTTGACATAAACTATGCGCCGGCCTGCCCGGCAGTGCCGGCGGCTAACTCCGTCAACGCCTTAAGCGATGACCGGAACGCCATCATCTCGCGTCTGGGCCTTAACGTCGAGGATCGGGGTTGCGCGGAAGCGCTGCGCCTGTTTGTCGAATTATACGGCGCCGAAGCCGGCAACTTGGCGCTGAAATGTCTGGCGACCGGCGGCGTTTATATCGGCGGCGGCATCGCGCCTAAAATCCGTCCCGTGTTGGAGAACGGCGACTTCCTGCGCGCCTTCAGCGACAAAGGTCGCTTCCAAACCTTGCTCAGCGGCCTATCGGTCAAACTGTCTCTGAACCCAAATACCGCCTTGATCGGCGCGGCTCATTACTTTTCAGATTGA
- a CDS encoding mechanosensitive ion channel domain-containing protein yields MESRRDAALAAGIELAEEALKTADEALQQRQETVSELAAEQAQADTESKQPELALEKARWQLTLAEQNQRLRQLELDNEQLAKSVHQLHLDLLRSQVKFLQTHAAFGADELKEQLRRIDKEQFALNRQVARAKSQLSTVKTLLEQSRKKLHTDPSLEADSDALQLQYEALKTQIDNDSRRIELLNDSKQVWQRRYDVFNQAVNQAMLPKWRSQAKQKLTEIDQEQAALKLWLADWQSRQITLLNKIDDGQTSRGIEQQRDAVKQILASLQALHNALENSRRLHNKLIDEINIRTSQRSLREWVELALNYQIYQNMVLDWCYAFATALTTFLLLYFLRWILILRLKRLEKPSKASLINAFLSVIQRANSFFFLMLAVFAASQLLTLTTATQTTISNLTKVATVFQVAVWASSFVSAWVFRILARRTKGDGASMSALSIFNFSSQVIVWSIALLLILQNFGIDVTALVAGLGIGGVAIALALQRILGDLFSSFSIVLDKPFVVGDFIIFDDFLGSVEHIGIKTTRIRSLSGEQIICANGDLLNTRIRNYKRMNERRVTFKIGVVYQTPPEKLQQIPAMIREIIEAQQPTRFDRAHFSAYDDFALLFEIVYYVLDPDYNLYMDIQQAINLEIFTRFQAAGIQFAYPTQSLYLQNLPSQENLQ; encoded by the coding sequence GTGGAATCACGCCGGGACGCGGCTTTGGCGGCTGGAATCGAACTAGCCGAAGAAGCCTTGAAGACGGCTGACGAAGCGCTGCAACAACGACAAGAAACGGTTTCCGAACTAGCGGCCGAACAGGCCCAGGCAGATACTGAATCGAAACAACCGGAGCTCGCCTTGGAAAAGGCGCGTTGGCAATTGACGTTGGCGGAACAAAACCAAAGACTACGCCAGCTTGAACTGGATAACGAACAACTGGCGAAATCCGTTCACCAGCTTCATCTGGACTTGTTGCGCAGCCAGGTCAAGTTTCTCCAGACCCATGCAGCCTTTGGCGCCGACGAACTAAAAGAGCAATTGCGGCGCATCGACAAGGAACAATTTGCGTTGAATCGTCAGGTGGCGCGTGCAAAAAGCCAGCTGAGCACGGTCAAAACCCTGCTGGAACAGAGCAGAAAAAAATTACACACCGACCCCAGCCTTGAAGCGGACAGCGACGCCCTGCAACTGCAATACGAGGCGTTAAAGACCCAAATAGACAACGACAGCCGCCGCATCGAGTTGCTCAACGATTCGAAGCAAGTCTGGCAACGGCGTTACGATGTGTTCAATCAGGCTGTCAATCAAGCGATGCTGCCAAAATGGCGCAGCCAAGCGAAGCAAAAATTGACCGAAATTGACCAGGAACAGGCCGCCCTGAAACTTTGGCTTGCCGACTGGCAAAGCCGTCAAATCACACTGCTGAACAAGATCGATGACGGCCAGACAAGCCGTGGAATCGAACAACAACGCGATGCAGTAAAGCAAATTCTCGCCTCGTTACAGGCCTTGCATAACGCCCTGGAAAACAGTCGCCGACTGCATAATAAACTGATCGATGAAATCAATATCCGCACGTCTCAGCGATCCCTGCGTGAATGGGTCGAGTTGGCGTTAAATTACCAGATCTATCAAAACATGGTGCTGGATTGGTGTTACGCCTTCGCCACGGCTCTAACCACCTTCCTGCTGCTGTATTTTCTCCGCTGGATTCTGATTCTCAGGCTGAAACGCCTGGAAAAGCCGAGCAAGGCTTCATTGATCAACGCCTTTTTGTCCGTCATCCAACGCGCGAACAGTTTTTTCTTCTTGATGCTCGCCGTCTTCGCCGCCTCCCAGTTGCTGACGCTGACGACTGCCACCCAAACCACGATCAGCAATTTGACGAAAGTGGCTACCGTGTTTCAAGTCGCCGTATGGGCCAGCAGTTTCGTCAGCGCCTGGGTGTTTCGCATTCTCGCTCGTCGCACCAAAGGCGACGGCGCCAGCATGAGCGCCTTATCGATTTTCAACTTTTCCAGCCAAGTGATAGTCTGGTCGATCGCCTTATTGCTGATCCTGCAGAACTTCGGCATCGATGTCACCGCGTTGGTCGCCGGTCTGGGCATCGGCGGCGTCGCTATCGCGCTGGCCTTGCAGCGCATACTCGGCGACCTGTTCTCGTCCTTCTCGATCGTGTTGGACAAACCCTTTGTCGTCGGCGATTTCATCATCTTCGACGATTTCCTCGGCAGTGTCGAACACATCGGCATCAAAACCACCCGCATCCGCAGCCTGAGCGGGGAACAGATCATTTGCGCCAACGGCGACCTGCTCAACACCCGTATACGCAATTACAAGCGCATGAACGAACGCCGCGTCACCTTTAAAATCGGCGTGGTTTACCAAACCCCGCCGGAAAAACTGCAACAAATCCCCGCCATGATCCGGGAAATCATCGAGGCGCAACAGCCCACTCGTTTCGATCGCGCCCATTTCAGCGCTTATGACGATTTCGCCCTGCTCTTCGAAATCGTCTATTACGTGTTGGATCCCGATTACAACCTCTACATGGATATCCAACAAGCAATCAACCTGGAGATCTTCACGCGTTTTCAAGCCGCCGGCATCCAATTCGCCTATCCGACCCAATCGCTTTACCTGCAGAACCTGCCCAGCCAGGAAAACTTGCAGTGA
- a CDS encoding exosortase system-associated protein, TIGR04073 family: protein MNKKHQYIAVAITVLTLSISANAEAQTSARKLGRGLAAMTCGFLEIPGNIIAETRAQGAVGVPIGLAIGLGMTVTRELVGVYEFVSAPFPMPAGFQPILRPEYPWDYFD, encoded by the coding sequence ATGAACAAAAAGCATCAATACATCGCTGTCGCGATCACCGTCCTCACATTATCGATCTCTGCAAACGCAGAAGCACAAACTTCCGCTCGAAAACTCGGTAGGGGACTGGCCGCAATGACCTGCGGTTTTCTCGAAATCCCCGGCAACATTATCGCCGAAACCAGGGCGCAAGGCGCTGTCGGGGTCCCGATTGGGCTCGCCATAGGCTTAGGCATGACCGTCACCCGGGAACTAGTCGGCGTTTATGAATTTGTCAGCGCGCCATTTCCGATGCCGGCGGGATTTCAGCCGATACTAAGGCCCGAGTATCCTTGGGATTATTTCGATTAA
- a CDS encoding ParB/RepB/Spo0J family partition protein yields MAVKKRGLGRGLDALLGEVAPPAGETEQKKRHDTQTLPIELLQRGKYQPRKDMDPEKLKELSDSIAAQGIIQPIIVRHLADEKYEIIAGERRWRAAQLAELHEVPVIVKDIDDQSVMAIALIENIQREDLNPLEESEALQRLLDEFGLTHQQIASAVGKSRATVSNLLRLLDLHAEVKNLMAKGLLEMGHARAMLSLEEKQQIDVAYKTVKQGLSVRAVEKLVKELQREDDGKKAEKPRKDPDTLRLQEELSAKTGAKVEINHQQSGKGKLVISYTSLEELEGIVGKIS; encoded by the coding sequence ATGGCCGTAAAAAAACGAGGTTTAGGGCGCGGTTTGGATGCTTTGTTGGGTGAGGTAGCGCCGCCTGCCGGCGAGACGGAACAGAAAAAGCGGCATGATACGCAGACCCTGCCGATCGAACTCTTGCAGCGTGGTAAATATCAGCCGCGCAAGGACATGGACCCGGAAAAACTCAAGGAATTGTCCGATTCCATCGCCGCGCAGGGCATTATTCAACCGATTATCGTGCGTCATCTGGCAGACGAAAAATATGAAATCATCGCCGGCGAACGACGCTGGCGCGCGGCGCAGTTGGCCGAGTTACATGAAGTGCCGGTGATCGTTAAGGATATTGACGACCAATCGGTGATGGCGATCGCGCTGATTGAAAATATCCAGCGGGAAGATCTGAATCCGTTGGAGGAATCGGAAGCCTTGCAAAGGCTGCTGGATGAATTCGGCTTGACTCATCAGCAGATTGCATCCGCGGTCGGTAAATCCAGGGCGACGGTCTCCAATTTGCTCAGATTGTTGGATTTACATGCCGAGGTCAAAAATTTGATGGCCAAGGGCCTGCTGGAAATGGGTCACGCCAGGGCGATGCTCAGTCTGGAGGAAAAACAACAGATCGATGTCGCCTATAAGACGGTAAAACAAGGTCTGTCGGTGCGCGCCGTGGAAAAGCTGGTCAAGGAGTTGCAGCGGGAAGACGATGGCAAGAAAGCGGAGAAGCCGAGAAAAGATCCCGATACTCTCAGGTTGCAGGAAGAATTGAGCGCGAAAACCGGCGCCAAGGTCGAAATCAATCATCAACAGAGCGGCAAAGGCAAGCTGGTGATCAGCTACACCAGCCTGGAAGAACTGGAAGGGATCGTCGGTAAAATCAGCTGA
- a CDS encoding ParA family protein: protein MAKIIAVTNQKGGVGKTTTSVNLAASLAAAKRKVLLIDMDPQGNAAMGCGVVKEESKYSSCELLLEEVPVAETIIHNQEIGFDIIPGNGDLTAAEVQLMDAPHRERRLADALLQVKNNYDYILIDCPPSLNMLTLNAMVAANSVLIPMQCEYYALEGLSALMATLKNIREAVNPGLHLEGILRTMFDNRSRLTKDVSDQLMEYFGDKVFRTCVPRNIRLAEAPSHGVPVLMYDKASRGAVAYIALAGEMIRKEKQS, encoded by the coding sequence ATGGCTAAGATAATTGCCGTTACCAATCAAAAGGGTGGGGTCGGGAAAACGACCACCAGTGTCAATCTGGCGGCATCACTGGCCGCGGCCAAGCGCAAAGTCTTGTTGATCGACATGGACCCACAAGGCAATGCGGCGATGGGCTGCGGCGTCGTCAAAGAAGAAAGCAAATATTCCAGCTGTGAATTGCTGTTGGAAGAAGTGCCGGTGGCGGAAACGATTATCCATAACCAGGAAATCGGCTTCGATATCATTCCCGGCAATGGCGACTTGACTGCGGCGGAAGTGCAGCTGATGGATGCGCCTCATCGCGAACGCCGCCTGGCCGACGCCTTGTTACAGGTTAAAAACAACTACGACTATATTCTGATCGATTGTCCACCTTCCTTGAACATGTTGACCCTGAACGCGATGGTGGCCGCCAACAGCGTATTGATACCGATGCAGTGTGAATATTACGCCTTGGAAGGTTTGTCGGCGCTGATGGCGACGCTGAAAAATATTCGCGAAGCGGTCAATCCGGGTCTGCATCTGGAAGGCATCTTGCGCACGATGTTCGACAACCGCAGTCGTCTGACCAAAGACGTTTCCGATCAGCTGATGGAATACTTTGGCGACAAGGTGTTTAGAACCTGCGTACCGCGCAATATCCGTCTCGCCGAGGCGCCCAGCCATGGAGTGCCTGTGCTGATGTATGATAAGGCTTCGCGCGGCGCAGTCGCTTATATTGCGCTGGCCGGTGAAATGATCAGAAAAGAAAAACAGAGTTAA
- the rsmG gene encoding 16S rRNA (guanine(527)-N(7))-methyltransferase RsmG, translated as MDKCRHILRQGLQQLALPVDEEKIDRLLAFIKLIGKWNKAYNLTAVRDEREMATLHILDSLAILPYVQGSRVADIGTGAGLPGIPLAIFLPQVEFTLVDSNSKKTRFVQQAILELKLKNVTVKHSRVEQFTPSERFSTVIMRAFASLETIINLTRHLLAEEAVLLAMKGQNPEQELMQLTEKYTVIPIDVPGIAAERCLVRIERQSKHG; from the coding sequence ATGGATAAATGTCGGCATATACTGCGGCAGGGGCTGCAGCAATTGGCGTTGCCGGTCGATGAGGAGAAAATCGATCGGCTGCTGGCATTCATAAAACTGATCGGCAAATGGAATAAAGCTTATAATTTGACTGCTGTCCGCGACGAGCGGGAAATGGCGACGTTGCACATTCTGGACAGCTTGGCCATCCTCCCCTATGTGCAAGGAAGCAGGGTCGCCGATATCGGCACTGGCGCAGGTTTGCCGGGAATTCCACTGGCGATTTTTTTGCCGCAGGTGGAATTTACGCTGGTGGATTCCAATTCCAAGAAAACGCGTTTCGTACAGCAGGCGATTTTGGAACTGAAACTGAAAAATGTCACGGTAAAACACAGTCGGGTCGAGCAATTCACCCCGTCCGAACGTTTTTCCACCGTGATTATGCGGGCCTTCGCCAGCCTGGAAACTATCATCAATCTGACCCGTCATTTATTGGCCGAAGAGGCTGTGTTATTGGCGATGAAAGGTCAGAATCCTGAGCAGGAATTAATGCAACTAACCGAAAAATATACAGTAATACCGATCGATGTGCCGGGAATAGCGGCGGAAAGGTGTCTGGTGCGAATAGAGAGGCAAAGCAAGCATGGCTAA